A region from the Lolium perenne isolate Kyuss_39 chromosome 4, Kyuss_2.0, whole genome shotgun sequence genome encodes:
- the LOC127293014 gene encoding uncharacterized protein: MDARASTAGGGCGGRVLCLVGLKIVLILVWSSGTSAHSDKALSLEPADSGGEKDAYLSHSCIHDEILHQRRRAGRKEYSVMPQVYHVAQDRAERLRGRQLLGVSSWRAPRSNVKKPIRIYLNYDAVGHSPDRDCKSVGDIVKLGEPPVPSAPGTPLCAPHGDPPLVGDCWYNCTFEDIAGDDKKQRLRKALGQTVEWFRKALAVEPVKGNLRLSGYSACGQDGGVQLPHAYIEDGVANADLVLLVTTRPTTGNTLAWAVACERDQWGRAIAGHVNVAPRHLTAEAETLLSATLIHEVMHVLGFDPHAFTHFRDERKRRRGQVTVQALDEKLGRMVTRVVLPRVVMHSRHHYGAFSKNFSGLELEDGGGRGTSGSHWEKRLLMNEIMTGSVDTRSVVSKMTLALLEDSGWYQANYSMAEHLDWGRNQGTEFAISPCNSWKGAYRCNTTQLSGCTYNREAEGYCPIVSYSGDLPKWAQYFPQANKGGQSSLADYCTYFVAYSDGSCTDVNSARAPDRMLGEVRGGNSRCMASTLVRTGFVRGSMTQGNGCYQHRCTNNSLEVAVDGVWKSCPESGGPVQFPGFNGDLICPAYHELCDAVPVQVSGQCPKSCSFNGDCVAGTCHCFPGFHDHDCSRRSCPDKCSSHGICKANGICECESGWTGIDCSTAVCDEQCSLHGGVCDNGKCEFRCSDYAGYTCQKGSTILPSLSMCHDVLVRDADGQHCAPSELSILQQLEAVVLVPNYNRLMPSGRTFLNFFNTANCAAAAKRLACWISIQRCDEDGDNRLRVCYSACELYNTACGAGLDCSDQTLFSKREEEEKGVPCTGYGEKKSFWL, from the exons ATGGATGCAAGGGCCTCCACCGCCGGCGGCGGGTGCGGCGGGAGGGTGCTCTGCCTCGTCGGACTCAAG ATCGTGTTGATTCTAGTCTGGTCCAGCGGAACAAGCGCGCACTCTGACAAAGCGCTATCCCTGGAACCCGCGGACTCCGGAGGGGAGAAGGATGCCTACCTCAGCCACTCCTGCATCCACGACGAGATACTGCATCAGCGGCGCCGGGCCGGGCGCAAGGAGTACTCTGTCATGCCGCAGGTCTACCACGTGGCCCAGGACAGGGCCGAGCGGCTCAGAGGAAGGCAGCTGTTGGGGGTGTCGTCCTGGCGTGCTCCAAGGAGTAACGTCAAGAAGCCGATACGGATATACCTCAACTACGACGCCGTTGGGCACTCGCCTGACCGGGATTGCAAAAGTGTCGGCGATATCGTCAAG CTTGGCGAACCGCCAGTACCATCGGCGCCGGGAACGCCGCTCTGTGCTCCTCATGGCGACCCACCGTTGGTGGGAGATTGCTGGTACAATTGCACCTTCGAGGATATAGCTGGGGATGACAAGAAGCAACGGCTTCGAAAG GCACTCGGACAAACAGTAGAGTGGTTCAGAAAAGCTTTAGCTGTTGAACCTGTCAAGGGGAACCTGCGGCTCAGTGGTTACTCTGCTTGTGGTCAGGATGGAGGTGTACAGCTTCCGCATGCATATATCGAAG ATGGTGTTGCCAATGCTGATTTAGTACTCCTAGTAACGACTAGGCCAACAACAGGCAACACCCTTGCATGGGCTGTAGCATGTGAACGGGACCAATGGGGTCGTGCAATTGCAG GACATGTTAATGTGGCCCCTCGTCATTTGACCGCTGAAGCGGAAACATTACTTTCGGCTACTTTGATACATGAGGTCATGCATGTTCTTGGCTTTGATCCCCATGCCTTCACACATTTTCGTGATGAAAGGAAAAGGCGGCGTGGTCAG GTCACTGTTCAGGCTTTGGATGAAAAGCTCGGAAGAATGGTTACACGTGTTGTCCTTCCTCGAGTTGTCATGCACTCTAGGCATCATTATGGA GCATTTTCCAAGAACTTTAGTGGGTTAGAATTGGAAGATGGCGGAGGCAGGGGTACCTCAG GTTCCCATTGGGAGAAAAGACTCTTAATGAATGAGATCATGACTGGGTCAGTGGATACAAGATCAGTGGTTTCAAAGATGACTTTGGCATTATTGGAGGACAGTGGATGGTATCAAGCTAATTATAGCATGGCTGAACATTTAGATTGGGGTCGAAATCAAGGAACAGAGTTTGCGATCTCCCCCTGCAATTCCTGGAAAGGCGCATACCGCTGCAACACAACTCAATTATCAGGCTGCACATACAATAGGGAGGCAGAAGGTTACTGCCCTATAGTAAGCTATAGCGGGGACTTGCCCAAATGGGCTCAGTATTTCCCTCAAGCAAATAAAG GTGGCCAGTCTTCATTAGCTGATTACTGCACTTATTTTGTTGCTTATTCTGATGGCTCGTGCACGGATGTAAATAGTGCACGAGCGCCTGATAGAATGTTAGGCGAAGTACGGGGAGGTAACTCAAG GTGTATGGCCTCAACACTAGTGCGAACTGGGTTCGTCCGTGGATCTATGACCCAGGGAAATGGCTGTTATCAGCATCGCTGCACAAATAACTCCTTGGAG GTTGCTGTTGATGGCGTCTGGAAGTCATGCCCAGAATCTGGTGGCCCAGTGCAGTTCCCAGGGTTCAATG GGGATTTGATTTGCCCGGCATATCATGAATTGTGCGACGCTGTACCGGTCCAAGTAAGTGGCCAGTGTCCCAAGTCGTGTAGTTTTAATGGTGACTGCGTTGCTGGAACCTGCCACTGCTTCCCTGGGTTTCATGATCATGACTGCAGCAGAA GATCTTGCCCAGACAAGTGCAGCAGTCATGGGATATGCAAAGCTAATGGGATCTGTGAATGCGAAAGTGGCTGGACTGGGATTGACTGCTCAACAG CGGTTTGTGACGAGCAGTGTAGTTTGCATGGAGGTGTTTGTGATAATGGTAAATGTGAGTTCCGTTGTTCAGACTATGCGGGCTACACTTGTCAAAAGGGTTCGACAATCCTTCCTAGCCTGTCCATGTGTCATGATGTGCTTGTTAGGGATGCTGACGGGCAGCATTGTGCACCAAGTGAACTCAGTATACTACAACAGCTCGAAGCAGTAGTTCTTGTGCCAAATTACAATAGATTGATGCCTAGTGGGCGGACATTCCTTAACTTTTTCAACACTGCCAATTGTGCAGCAGCGGCAAAGCGGCTGGCCTGCTGG ATCTCAATTCAAAGATGCGACGAAGACGGGGACAACAGGCTTCGGGTATGCTACTCTGCATGCGAGCTGTACAATACGGCATGTGGGGCAGGTCTTGATTGCTCGGACCAGACCCTTTTTAGCAagagggaagaagaggagaagggcgTTCCATGCACAGGATATGGCGAGAAGAAGTCCTTCTGGCTATAA